A stretch of bacterium DNA encodes these proteins:
- a CDS encoding ABC transporter substrate-binding protein — MKPVVRSTSNQYLLIFKVRLSALTFGILVILIASLAFADSSKKIKLGIILPLSGTYADNGEDCKRGVEIARTNLAAKDKLGSYAVEHIYEDSKNDPKISLSIFNQLVEQQKAQAVFTIRSTVGMALNPLSKRMQVPLFGVIGHTDFPFQNPYAFQVMTTGDEYGPAIVKLINSRGLKRIATITTEDDWLISITDGIRAEIKKSGLSLVVDEPLMPTEMEFFSHVSRIRKSNADAILLNLAINQIVPFIKRLREQGLTQPIFSNYWVGKPEVMASAAAELFEGVEFPEVQLQLPGFNKILHDKYEDVWATQITFSCYVSMKLFYQALQTSNKITDRNTLYKALLGITSIEMPDQDLTVKDRHVKFSLARKRIEQGKVVEYELIK, encoded by the coding sequence ATGAAGCCAGTCGTAAGATCTACCTCGAATCAGTATCTGCTGATTTTTAAAGTGCGTCTCAGTGCTTTAACTTTTGGCATTTTAGTAATCTTAATTGCCAGCTTGGCATTTGCTGATAGCTCTAAAAAAATCAAATTAGGCATTATTCTGCCACTAAGCGGCACTTATGCTGATAATGGCGAAGACTGTAAACGTGGCGTTGAGATTGCCCGAACAAACCTTGCAGCCAAAGACAAGCTTGGCTCCTACGCAGTTGAGCATATCTACGAAGACTCAAAAAACGATCCGAAAATCAGTCTCAGTATTTTTAACCAACTAGTAGAACAGCAAAAAGCTCAAGCTGTATTTACTATCAGAAGTACAGTTGGAATGGCTCTTAATCCTCTGTCTAAACGTATGCAAGTCCCGTTGTTTGGAGTTATCGGTCACACAGACTTTCCTTTTCAAAATCCCTATGCCTTTCAGGTGATGACCACTGGAGACGAATATGGACCGGCGATTGTAAAATTAATTAACTCACGCGGGCTAAAACGCATCGCCACTATTACAACTGAAGATGACTGGTTAATCTCAATTACCGATGGAATTCGCGCTGAAATAAAGAAGTCAGGTCTAAGCCTAGTTGTCGATGAACCGTTGATGCCGACCGAGATGGAGTTTTTTTCACACGTCAGTCGCATTAGAAAATCAAATGCTGATGCAATTTTGCTAAACCTGGCAATCAACCAAATTGTTCCATTTATCAAACGTCTGCGTGAACAGGGCTTAACTCAGCCGATCTTTTCTAATTATTGGGTTGGAAAACCTGAAGTCATGGCTAGTGCTGCTGCTGAGTTGTTCGAAGGCGTTGAGTTTCCAGAGGTACAACTTCAACTGCCTGGATTTAATAAAATACTACATGATAAATACGAGGATGTATGGGCCACACAAATAACTTTTTCTTGCTATGTTTCAATGAAACTCTTTTATCAGGCCCTACAAACATCGAACAAAATTACAGATCGCAATACTTTATATAAAGCTCTGCTGGGAATCACTTCAATTGAAATGCCAGATCAGGATTTAACTGTAAAAGACCGCCACGTTAAATTCTCACTTGCCCGCAAACGCATTGAGCAAGGCAAAGTTGTAGAATACGAATTGATAAAGTAA
- a CDS encoding SPFH/Band 7/PHB domain protein: MNLWLIGAGLFLLFIVANSMLRIIRQHEKGIIETLGKYSKTTDSGLTFIFPFLQSLRLVDMREQVLDVPPQDVITKDNVSVTVDAVIYFQITDPFKVTYNVADFYLATVNLAQTTLRNIIGDMELDHTLTSRDTINVQLRTVLDEATDRWGVKVTRVELKAIEPPRDITDAMSKQMKAEREKRAVVLDAEGIRQAQILKADGEKQSEVLRAEGHRQSVILEAEGRAQSIKTVADAQKYEIETVYNAIHDAKPDDKLIAIKYLEALPKVANGQATKVFLPLETSGIIGSLAGISEIFKDKQQLPEKLK; the protein is encoded by the coding sequence ATGAATCTTTGGCTAATTGGCGCTGGATTATTTTTACTCTTCATCGTAGCGAATTCAATGCTGCGTATCATTCGCCAGCACGAGAAAGGTATTATTGAAACGCTAGGGAAATATTCAAAAACCACAGATTCGGGTCTAACTTTTATTTTTCCGTTTTTGCAGTCGCTGCGGTTAGTCGACATGCGTGAGCAAGTCCTCGATGTTCCACCTCAGGATGTGATCACTAAGGATAACGTTTCGGTTACAGTAGACGCGGTAATTTATTTTCAAATTACTGATCCCTTTAAGGTTACCTATAACGTAGCGGATTTTTATCTTGCGACTGTAAATTTAGCCCAGACGACACTGCGTAATATTATCGGCGATATGGAGCTCGATCATACTTTGACCTCGCGCGACACGATTAACGTGCAACTTAGAACAGTGCTGGATGAAGCAACTGACCGCTGGGGCGTAAAAGTCACACGTGTTGAATTAAAGGCAATTGAGCCACCTCGTGATATTACCGATGCAATGTCTAAGCAGATGAAAGCTGAACGTGAAAAGCGTGCGGTTGTGCTTGATGCGGAAGGTATTCGCCAAGCTCAAATTCTAAAAGCTGATGGTGAAAAACAATCTGAAGTGCTCCGCGCTGAGGGGCACAGGCAATCTGTGATTCTTGAAGCTGAAGGTCGTGCGCAGTCAATTAAAACTGTTGCTGATGCTCAGAAATACGAGATTGAAACTGTTTATAATGCGATTCATGATGCCAAGCCTGATGATAAGCTGATTGCGATAAAGTATTTAGAGGCTTTACCGAAAGTTGCTAATGGTCAGGCGACTAAAGTTTTCTTGCCACTAGAGACATCGGGTATCATTGGGTCGCTTGCCGGGATTTCGGAAATATTTAAAGACAAGCAGCAATTGCCTGAAAAACTAAAATAA
- a CDS encoding RtcB family protein, whose amino-acid sequence MSASYKTWGSEIDQAAHAQMHNACALPVTSYGALMPDAHVGYGLPIGGVIATENSVIPYAVGVDIACRVMLTVLDLPLSRFEREQHIFSAVLKTQTFFGIGSTRDQTLDHPVLDEDWNISPLVRSLKDKAWRQLGTSGSGNHFVEFGEFELLYDREELKAGKYLGLVSHSGSRGSGAAIASHYSKIAEKSHPELNQTLKQLAWLTIPGDGEEYFQAMQLMGRYASANHQIIHREILRALSAKSLFQVENHHNFAWREEVGGKNLFVHRKGATPAHQGVLGYIPGTMVDPGFLVEGRGEPSSINSCSHGAGRKMSRNKARENITRKALDLELQKKKVTLISAGLDEAPQAYKDINSVMREQEDLVNILGRFQPRLVKMAPAGEEPED is encoded by the coding sequence ATGTCAGCGAGTTATAAAACCTGGGGCAGCGAGATCGATCAAGCTGCGCACGCACAAATGCATAATGCCTGCGCACTGCCAGTTACAAGCTACGGGGCGCTAATGCCCGATGCTCATGTCGGCTATGGTTTACCGATTGGCGGAGTTATCGCCACAGAGAATTCAGTTATCCCCTATGCTGTTGGGGTTGATATCGCCTGCCGTGTGATGCTTACAGTGCTGGATCTTCCGCTTTCACGTTTTGAAAGAGAGCAGCATATTTTTAGCGCTGTACTTAAAACACAGACTTTTTTTGGTATCGGATCTACCCGCGATCAGACCCTGGATCATCCAGTCTTAGATGAAGATTGGAACATTAGCCCACTGGTCAGATCACTAAAAGATAAAGCCTGGCGTCAACTTGGAACAAGCGGCTCAGGGAATCATTTTGTCGAATTTGGTGAATTCGAATTGCTTTATGACCGGGAAGAACTCAAGGCCGGTAAATATCTTGGACTTGTGTCGCATAGTGGCTCGCGTGGTAGTGGGGCAGCGATTGCGAGCCACTATAGTAAGATTGCAGAAAAATCTCATCCGGAATTGAATCAAACCCTGAAGCAACTGGCCTGGCTTACGATTCCTGGTGATGGGGAAGAATACTTTCAAGCCATGCAGTTAATGGGCCGCTATGCCTCTGCAAACCACCAAATTATTCATCGAGAAATTTTACGAGCCCTATCAGCAAAGTCATTATTCCAAGTAGAGAACCATCACAATTTTGCTTGGCGCGAGGAAGTTGGCGGTAAAAACTTATTTGTGCATCGTAAGGGGGCAACGCCTGCACATCAAGGAGTTTTGGGATATATCCCAGGCACGATGGTCGATCCTGGATTTTTGGTTGAGGGACGAGGAGAGCCGTCCTCAATTAACTCTTGCTCACATGGAGCGGGGCGAAAAATGTCACGTAACAAGGCACGTGAAAATATTACCAGAAAGGCCTTGGATTTAGAGTTACAAAAGAAAAAAGTTACCTTGATTTCTGCTGGCCTAGACGAGGCACCACAAGCTTATAAGGACATTAATAGCGTGATGCGTGAGCAAGAGGACTTAGTTAATATTCTTGGTAGGTTTCAGCCCAGGCTTGTAAAAATGGCACCTGCAGGGGAAGAGCCAGAAGATTAA
- a CDS encoding NfeD family protein, which yields MELEFWVNWAIFAIGMLVIEVLTPGLFYFALIAGAAAIASLLAYLGTNHTLVWVAFFALATLFLLLARPMLMKLLKGEDRPSNIDEIVNQRGVVVSAISPHKPGTVKVKGETWSARSVDAIEANSEVVVEKAEGTFLQVKKV from the coding sequence ATGGAACTTGAATTTTGGGTTAATTGGGCAATCTTCGCAATTGGGATGCTAGTGATCGAGGTTCTGACGCCTGGATTATTTTATTTTGCCTTAATCGCTGGCGCCGCCGCAATTGCAAGTTTACTTGCCTATCTGGGCACTAATCATACTTTGGTTTGGGTTGCTTTTTTTGCGCTCGCCACACTTTTTCTATTACTTGCACGGCCAATGCTGATGAAGCTCCTTAAGGGGGAAGATCGACCATCTAATATCGATGAAATTGTTAATCAACGTGGTGTTGTAGTTTCGGCGATTAGTCCACACAAACCTGGCACGGTGAAGGTTAAAGGCGAAACATGGAGTGCGCGATCAGTTGATGCAATCGAAGCAAATTCCGAAGTTGTGGTGGAGAAAGCGGAAGGCACATTCTTGCAAGTTAAAAAAGTATAG
- a CDS encoding DUF4397 domain-containing protein: MKIRVFVLFLLLSVAALSACSGSSELDFGSAKFRLLHLIPDSSAIQVEIDGSTEVEDLRYLEVSEYRKISSGTQLVEVSPLNSFLTYFRESKNFRDGREYSIFAVGLQDVEGDEEDVDGIFVEDDNDKPDSGNARIRIINAIPENQLSLDVYVTAPETNPDTIAPSIDRMRFKDVTDYLEAPAGIYKIHVRNDQTNVDEFITSPIELADRRVYTIALVTSRGGDKPYNALVVRDR, encoded by the coding sequence ATGAAAATACGCGTATTCGTCTTATTTTTATTACTCTCTGTGGCCGCCTTATCTGCTTGTTCTGGATCATCTGAGTTAGATTTCGGTTCTGCCAAATTCCGCTTACTACACCTGATTCCTGACTCCTCTGCAATTCAGGTTGAAATTGATGGTTCGACTGAAGTCGAAGATTTGCGCTATCTCGAGGTCAGTGAATATCGCAAAATTAGCTCTGGCACTCAACTTGTAGAGGTTAGCCCGCTTAATTCTTTTTTAACGTACTTTAGAGAATCGAAGAATTTCAGAGATGGCAGAGAATATTCGATTTTCGCTGTAGGCCTCCAAGATGTCGAAGGCGACGAGGAGGATGTAGATGGAATTTTTGTCGAGGATGATAACGACAAGCCTGATTCGGGAAATGCCAGAATCCGTATTATTAATGCAATTCCTGAAAACCAACTAAGTCTTGATGTCTACGTCACTGCTCCAGAAACAAATCCGGATACGATTGCTCCATCAATCGACAGAATGCGTTTCAAAGATGTCACAGACTACCTCGAAGCTCCTGCAGGCATCTATAAAATTCATGTGCGAAATGATCAGACTAACGTTGACGAATTTATTACTTCACCAATTGAGTTAGCTGATAGGCGGGTTTACACTATCGCGCTTGTAACTTCACGCGGCGGGGATAAGCCCTATAATGCTCTGGTAGTCAGAGATAGGTAG
- a CDS encoding leucine--tRNA ligase, which translates to MSTQAKYNPAEIEPKWQKYWLENKTFRVAIDLTKPKYYVLDMFPYPSGAGLHVGHPEGYTASDIISRYKRMRGFNVLHPMGWDAFGLPAEQYAIETGTHPGITTKKNIEVFKRQIQALGFSYDWDREIATCDADYYQWTQWIFMQLYKQGLAYMAELPVNWCPALGTVLANEEVIDGKSERGGHDVIRKPMRQWVLAITKYAESLLETLDSLDWPESVKEMQRNWIGRSEGAEFSFEIAGHSGKKFSVFSTRPDTLFGATYAVLAPEHPLLEEIVPQSHHQAVFTYVDEAKRKSERARQEEADKKTGVFTGAFALNPASGKQMPIYVADYVLISYGTGAIMAVPGHDERDHEFAKKFKLEIIEVVSGGNVQEAAYTGDGFAINSGFLDGLSTAQAKEKMILWLEDKQLGKRRVNYKLRDWLFSRQRYWGEPFPIIHTETGPKLLPESDLPVMLPAIEDFKPTGEGEPPLARATEWLNTIDQTTGKPAQRETNTMPQWAGSCWYYLRYLDARNHKQAWSKEAENYWMPVDLYIGGVEHAVLHLLYSRFWHHVLFDIGLVSTREPFQRLINQGMILGEDHQKMSKSRGNVINPDDIIKEYGADTLRLYEMFMGPLQQVKPWNTASVGGVHKFLHRSWKLLIDEAGNLKSTILPDRDCKNAEQIERATHRMIQKVTNDLEDKDLKFHTAIAAMMTFLNEASSETTLPRSVCERFVLVLSAFAPHLGEELWQKLGHAQTLAYETWPKFNPELTKAELITIAIQVNGKLRETLEVAPETDKDQLLKLAKEQEKVISYLAGKTLVREVVVPGRLVNFVIK; encoded by the coding sequence ATGAGCACTCAGGCTAAATATAATCCAGCAGAAATTGAACCAAAATGGCAAAAATATTGGTTAGAAAATAAGACTTTCAGAGTCGCAATTGACCTGACTAAGCCTAAATACTACGTGCTAGATATGTTCCCCTACCCTTCTGGGGCAGGTCTTCATGTCGGACACCCCGAGGGCTACACTGCCTCTGATATTATCTCGCGCTATAAGCGCATGCGCGGCTTCAATGTCTTACATCCAATGGGCTGGGATGCATTTGGGTTACCTGCCGAACAGTATGCAATCGAAACCGGGACTCACCCAGGGATTACAACTAAAAAAAATATTGAGGTTTTCAAACGGCAAATCCAAGCTTTGGGGTTTTCTTACGACTGGGATCGCGAAATCGCAACTTGCGATGCTGATTACTATCAATGGACACAGTGGATTTTCATGCAACTCTACAAACAGGGCTTAGCTTACATGGCAGAGCTTCCTGTCAACTGGTGTCCAGCACTCGGCACAGTGCTTGCCAACGAAGAAGTAATTGACGGCAAAAGCGAGCGTGGTGGCCATGACGTGATACGTAAGCCGATGCGCCAATGGGTTTTGGCAATCACAAAGTATGCAGAAAGCTTGCTGGAAACGCTTGATTCTTTGGACTGGCCAGAAAGCGTTAAAGAAATGCAACGTAATTGGATTGGACGTAGCGAAGGAGCAGAATTTAGCTTCGAAATTGCTGGACATAGCGGGAAAAAATTTAGCGTTTTTTCAACCCGCCCAGATACCTTATTTGGCGCAACTTACGCAGTTCTAGCGCCAGAGCATCCGCTACTAGAAGAAATTGTTCCACAATCACATCACCAAGCGGTCTTTACGTATGTCGATGAAGCTAAGCGCAAGAGTGAGCGGGCCCGACAGGAAGAAGCTGACAAGAAAACAGGTGTCTTTACTGGAGCATTTGCGCTTAATCCGGCTAGCGGAAAGCAGATGCCAATCTATGTCGCGGACTACGTTTTAATTAGCTACGGCACTGGCGCAATTATGGCCGTGCCTGGACATGATGAACGCGATCATGAATTCGCAAAAAAGTTTAAACTCGAAATTATTGAAGTTGTCTCTGGCGGCAATGTTCAAGAGGCGGCCTACACCGGTGATGGCTTTGCGATTAACTCTGGATTTCTCGATGGCTTAAGCACTGCACAAGCAAAAGAAAAAATGATTCTCTGGCTTGAAGACAAGCAACTTGGGAAACGCCGGGTAAACTATAAATTACGAGATTGGCTCTTTAGCCGGCAGCGCTATTGGGGTGAACCTTTTCCAATTATCCATACAGAAACTGGGCCAAAGCTTTTACCTGAAAGTGATTTACCGGTAATGCTTCCTGCAATTGAAGATTTTAAACCAACTGGCGAAGGCGAACCACCACTTGCTCGCGCAACTGAGTGGCTAAATACAATTGATCAAACCACCGGCAAACCTGCTCAACGCGAAACCAATACTATGCCACAGTGGGCAGGTAGCTGCTGGTATTACTTACGCTATCTTGACGCACGTAATCACAAACAAGCTTGGAGTAAGGAAGCCGAAAATTATTGGATGCCGGTAGACCTTTACATCGGCGGCGTCGAACACGCAGTTTTACATCTCTTATACTCACGTTTTTGGCATCATGTACTCTTCGACATCGGCCTCGTATCTACACGTGAACCCTTTCAGCGTCTGATCAACCAGGGCATGATTCTCGGTGAGGATCATCAGAAAATGTCCAAATCACGTGGAAACGTGATTAATCCAGATGACATCATTAAAGAATACGGTGCCGACACCTTACGCCTCTATGAAATGTTTATGGGCCCGTTACAACAAGTCAAGCCTTGGAATACTGCTTCAGTTGGTGGGGTTCATAAATTTCTCCACCGCAGCTGGAAACTTTTAATTGATGAGGCGGGTAATCTTAAATCGACAATTCTACCCGACCGTGACTGTAAAAATGCAGAGCAAATTGAACGTGCAACGCACCGCATGATTCAAAAAGTAACAAACGACTTAGAAGACAAAGACTTGAAATTCCATACCGCAATTGCCGCGATGATGACTTTCTTGAATGAAGCTAGCAGCGAGACGACGCTTCCACGATCAGTTTGTGAGCGTTTTGTTTTAGTACTTTCTGCCTTTGCTCCACATCTCGGGGAAGAATTATGGCAAAAGCTTGGTCATGCACAAACTTTGGCTTACGAAACATGGCCAAAATTTAATCCAGAACTTACCAAAGCAGAACTGATTACAATTGCGATTCAAGTTAATGGGAAATTGCGTGAAACACTTGAGGTGGCACCCGAGACGGACAAAGATCAGCTCTTAAAGCTAGCGAAAGAACAGGAGAAAGTAATTTCCTACTTAGCTGGTAAAACCTTGGTTCGCGAGGTTGTGGTACCAGGACGATTAGTGAACTTTGTGATTAAATAA